CGGTTTTAACTTACAAATCGAGCGGAGTTTTTTCGACTTCACGCAGTAGACTTGCCGGCTGCCTTCTCCACAAAATCTTTAATGTTGAAAGCATCATTGTTCTTAGTAATGACACCCTGTTCATATAGTAGTTTTATTCATCAGAGACTAACACAACTGAGTAAAAGAATCGAAATTCCAGGTGCGATGTGAGACCTTTTCTGTTATGATACCAGTTATTAGATAGGCAGGGGTTACATCAAAAGCAGGGTTCCAAACCAAGATCCCTGATGCAGCAACTTGCTCACCAAGTCCTCCCTGTGAATGCAATAACTCCTTTGCGGATCTTTCCTCGATGACAATTTCTTCTCCGGAGGAAAGATATAAGTCAATGGAAGTAAGCGGTGCAGCAACATAAAACGGGATGTGATGATGCATTGCACATAAGGCAAGGCTATAGGTTCCAATTTTGTAAGCAGTATCACCTGTAATTCAACAAATGAAATCGGTTAATTTACTTCGTCAAGATATTAAAGGGAAATGCATTGTTAATATCTGTAGAATACCATTTGCTGCTACACGATCTGCTCCAACAATAACAGCACTCACACGACTTTCTTTCATTAATGCAGCAGCAGCAGAATCTGCTATCAGAGTAGCGGGTATTTTGTCATGTACCAGCTCGAAAGCCGTAAGTCGGGATCCCTGTCATCAAAATCAAATGAACATCAGACATGATGAACCATTTCATCATGCAAATAACTTCAACGAAAGGGTTACCTGATTGAAGGGTCGGGTTTCCGTACAATATGCTCTTTCCAGAACTCCCTCAGCATGAAGTGCACGGATGACACCGAGGGCAGTACCGTATCCAGCCGTTGCAAGACTGTAAAGAAAGAGTAAAACACGATCATATGCCAATTCGGCTCTTGTATGAAATCTAATGCCTTTTTGCCAACATTACAAGAGAAACAACAACAGGAGAAAAGACAATCAAACCTTCCGGTGTTGCAGTGCGTCAAAACGGAAAATCTCGGCACAATTTTCTGTTGGTCCCAGAGAAATCTTGACCCATAAGACCCAATTGCTTTATTTGAAGCAACATCATCATCAAGCATTATTTCAGCAGCCTCTATATAAGCCtgtaaatattgaaaataataccTGAaagggtaaaagtaccatggaggcccttcTACTagaagtcagattgcattttgccccctctactcaaaaaatgagcaaattagtctctatatgtTACATCAAAGAGCATActgatcattttgttaaaagttCCATCCATTCCTACTGTCACAATAATCAAGTAGTTACATGTGTAACTATCTGGTTATTCTGACCAATTCTTAATAATAGAAATggataattttttaatagaaagaccaatttactctttgatctaatgtatggATACTGTTTTGCCCATTTTTGAATAGAAGAggtaaaatgcaatccaacttgTACCACAGGGCGTCCATGATACTTTTATAGACCCAAAAGGGATTTATGAGCCTCATATCTCATGTATCTCAAAAGAAACTCTAAGGAACTAAATTCATACAAGTGGATAGCAAATAGCTTGAATTGCTCAAAAGCATAACAATGAATACCCCCACCTGGAAAACACTCTCAGGCATTGTACTAGTAGAAGCAACATTTGATGTAATTTCTATAAGCTTTTTAGCAGCATCAGAAAGATTCACAGCTGTTGGTCGACTGAAAAAGGAGATACAATACAAGTAGACCTGTGAATTCTAACCCGAACCCGAAACAGCCTGAATTCAAAATGATGCGAACAAGCAACTCAAAATATCCGAGCTCAAAGTAACTGAAACCCAAAATGAACTGAAACCGTAATGATTCGATCCTAAAAACCCAAGCCTCAAACCCAGACTCGAAACAAACTAAATCCAGTTAATCAACAAAATGAATCCGAAACAACCCAAATTCAAAATGATGCAAACAAGCAACTCAAAATGACTCGAGCTCGAAGTAACTAAAAGCCAAAATGAATTGAAACTGTAATGACTCAATCTTAAAAACCCGAATTTCAGTTCAATGAAATAAAGAAAACCTTGAGACAAGATATTCCAATTTCAATTCAATGAAAGAAGCAGCTTCCTCAGATGTCCCATTAAAGTCCTTAAAGTTGGCCACTTCTACAGCAAGCGAAAAAGCTGCTGCAATGGCGATAGCAGGCACCCCACGAACCACCATATCCCGGATTGCATTCCTTAAAAACCcatcaaataaaagtaaaaacaccCAAATTCGTTTACATTATTTCAAATCcaattcaaaaagaaacaaagcaaaagACCGATTGGAAGAAACTACTCATTACCATCAATCTGTAGCATCTTGAATATCTAAGTACACTGTTTCCAAAGGGAGTTTTCTCTGTTCAGAAAAAAGATAGATTCCAAGTTCAAAGATCATCAGTTTTATACAGAAAATGAatgggaaaaaagaaagaaaaaaaatctagacCTGGTCGAGTAGCTGAAGGGATCCACGTTTGTAGGAGATAGACCGGAGAGAATTGTGAATTAAAAGATCGTTGCTCGACTTGGAATCGGGCGCCATTGATTTGGGTTCTTTTtgataaagtaaataaataatattttaaggaAATCGCCGGCGGGGGGGGGGGAATATGGAATGATTTATAAGAGGGGCTTTGCCTTTTCGAGCTTTTTTTGCTGCTATTGAACGTTCTTTTTCGTTGTGGCTGCGCCGCGAGAGTGAGACAAGGCACGAGCCGCCACTATGAATCTTGTATAATTGGATTTTGGGTCCCTCCATTAGATTTTTTTTCACAATAAGgtcattttttctttaaattgtgAAGTTAAGTAAGAATGGAAGTCTCGAAAAATACAACGCCGATAAATCTTTACTAAAATGCTTCTATGGTTTGGTTATTGTTTCGAATTTTCCTATATCTAGTGATCATCATCATAGTTGGAATCGGATATCAATTAGGTTCAACATCGGTTTGGATTATAAATCACTCTGAATTAACTAAGTAAGATAAAAAAATCGGTTCAACTAGAGATAAAAttggattttatatttttaaaatttttaataattaaaattacacTTACGATTAAATCAATCGAATTGGTCGCACAAAAAACTAATGAcctaattaattcaataattctAAAAACcaatgaaattattaatatttaataaacttTTTAAATCACCTCCTAAACCAATAGAATATTGATATCCACAATTAATCTTTTATTTAAGATGGTTTCTCTCTCCATCCCGGTAGTGGTttataacataataattatttaataatttaaataaattctcacaaaaagaatttttttgaatttgactAACCGATAAATATGATGATTGACGAAACCATAAAGAAAGTTGAGCAAAAAAATTAGGtccgtttaaaatatgagtcgaaCTTGGACTTGAATATTAAAGGCCTGAGCCCTGATCGACCCGTTTTAAAGTTTATActactttatattatgtttttttatataatatgtaatttaaaacacattaaaaaaataaacctatactaaatatataatactactctaatataaatattaaaataatgttaatataactatataaaaatttaatataaataaaattatataaaattattaaatattaagataaaataaatattttttaaaaaataatatgagtggGTCTAATTATGAACAAGTTTGGATAAAAATTTAGGCCATATTTCGAATTGAACttgaacaaatataaaatatattaacattataTTTTAAGCCCGACTTAACCAATAATCACTTCAAAAATTATCCAATTGTCATactgaaattgatttaaataattcGACCATTTTATGGGCATTATTCCATTTTTGGATGCATATTCTATATAGTTCTTTTCTATCGAAGATGACATTCTTGAAAATCACTAACAGGTCAAGCATGATGACTGAGGAAACTATGGTGGTAGGAGACAAAGTGACGAGAAAAAATTGCGAGAGAAAGAGAGACGGAATGTcttgccaaaaataaaaataaaaattaatcaaatttgtcAATAGGTGCTTGTGTACATGTAGGGCGATAAATGAATCACcgaatatttgtttatttacttttaaacTTCATTGTGTtgttaagaattttaaaatttttatttatatttgtttatttaaaattatatatgtttatattcgtTTGTTTAATGTTAGTAAACAACGAATATGTTCACAACCGTTAAATAAATATGTTCATGAATATATATTAAACATGTTcacaaataatatttatggataataaacaaatgtatatatattatttttaaatataaactaattaaatataaaaattaataattatattatagataaaaaatatagattaaaataattatattaatatatactaatagAACAATAAACACACTTTAAACAAGTATAAATAAACTTATTCGTGAACATATATGAACTGAACTAGCTTTGTTTGCGTTCggtttatttaataaataagccTCAAAatcttatttatgtttatttatttaacttaataaacgaataaaaaataaattgctcGTGATCTGTCaattaaacatatacatatatatatacacatagtaatcattatacttaaatttttaaataatttaaagtaatttatccattatttttcaatagcaattaGAATAAATCTGTAAAACTCATAAAAAGAAGGGTGAGATTTGAACATGAAATCTCAAAGTTCTTAAACCTCTCTCTTATCATTAAGCTAATATCTCGATGCGGGTTAAAAAACACGTAATAAACATATTTAttcaaaagtttatataaaaatgaaatgaagctttggttgaaattataaaattaaaaattttaaattatttgtatctcgAATTTAAATCTTACCATGTGtgagtttttattgattttatatgaaaatataaaaagtcGAAAACACTTTCGTAATAATagaagggtattttagtatttaaatataATACTAGATACTTTAGTATTTTTGTAATgtcattaattaatctaaataattaaCCCGTTAACTACTCATTGGGTTAAAATAcctacaaaattataaaaattgtgaaTGCATTTAAGAGGTCTCTATATTATAGGAACTTAATCTAATTAatccctctattattaaatagatcaatttaatccatttactattaaaaaaaccaaataaagccaaattgaattgcaattaaaaaaaataaacttcaaaCCAAATCTGAACTTATtcgattctttttaatagtataaggactaaattgattcatttaataatagatGGATTGATTTGATCAAATCTTTATAATACAGGGACCTCTTAAAAATTTACCCTATAAAAATAGAGAAagcaaattatattaaattaaaatataacataataaaaaaaatcaaaaccagaCCTATATAGTCACTTTTGTTATAATTTACCCATTGAataaatcatatatcaaataatataaattaaaagatatatatatatatatataaactcctATAACATTCATAcccttaataatttatttcttttaaaaaaattcaacttgGTGGTTAAAAATTCTTACTTTTGGGACTTTTCCGTGACCTCACAGTTTCTTacagataattaaaaaaataaaattaaaaaatctaaaattccaCAAAATTCGGTAATTACAGGCCACCGTTTTCCTTTACCGTCAACGCTGTTATACCGACACGTCCATATATTCCCTCGATCAGCGACAcggtaatttaattttttattttattttattttgttttctctttcccTTATTCTTATTCTCCCTCCTTCATTCttcaattaaaaatcaataaaaaagaaaaaaaatcagatttttggCTTTTTGATGCGCCTCAGGTACTTTTTCTCTCCTCAAGTCGTGTTTAATctaagcttcttcttctttttttttgtgaattcaATAGATGAGAGCCGTTTGATTTTGTGTTTGGATCTGAATCGAGTGGCAATAAATCGTGTAttgcagtttttttttttgcGAGTTTAATTTCGTTTTCTCGTGTTTTGATTTAGCTGATGATCGTGACTTCAACAATtgttgtttgcttttatttattttttttaaattgttattttcATCGTCATTGATTTGATCTAATATGCATGTTGATTGTCAATTTCGGTTTTGAGTTTTTTACGAAATAGAttgtttttagattttaaaattatgactagaAAATAAGGAAATTGACTGGataattaggtttaaattataAACCAAGTAATAAAAACTCTGGTTGTGTTTAGTAATGTCGGTTGTGAGTTAGAATGGGATCTGTTGGCTTCTATATGGGATCTGTTGGCTTCTATTCGTTCTATAGAATCAAAGCTTTTTTTAGCTTAGCTATGTTGAGTTTCTGCACAAATGGAGTTGAAATATCTGTttcttttaagtttaatttttcttttctcatgttttaatttagaTTATGATTGTGACTTCGATAAATGTGTTCTTTAAATTTCATTGTCATTGATTTGATCCAATGTGCTTGAAGATTGTCAATTTCGCTTTGagtttttatgagataaattgtttttgatttttaaaactttttatttggAAATAAGGAATTCGGTGGATAATTAGGTTATGATAATTTAATTGTCAATTATTGCTAAAACTAAAAGATAAAAACCCTGGAGATTGTTCCAATTATGGTGCTTAAACAAATATTTGTTTCTTGTAAGTTCGATTGTTTGCCTTAGAAATGTTTGTATTTAATCCTTTAGATAATGCTGCTATCCCCTAAGAACGGTTTAGAATGTTTCCGGTGCTTTGAAGTCAATTATTTATGCTCAGAAACTTATTTCGGCTTACCCTTTCTGTGAATTGTTATGACTCATTCCATGGATCCTGCCTGCATTATGTTTGCAGCAATAGAATTAGTATAAGATACACTAGAGAGTTTCTGTAATAGCTTCTTTTACGATTGGATGGTTGGTAGTTATTCTGGAAGTATGAagcacatttttattttttgctttcaGCCTTAATTCTTTGTACTCATATCTTACACTTCTGTAGATCGACCTgcaattttgtttctttttttgtttttccttgagGTGACAGCCATCATTGCTTTCTCCTCATAGGAATTGCTTTCTGCTGTTAGTGACATTTCGACATGTCTTACTTTCATGTCTTTATAGGATGAAGGGAACCCCTTACAAAATGAGGTGGAGGGCTAAAGAACTCTCTCTGGCTCTCATTATTCTTGTTTGTACGACTATTTTTATTTTGACATGGGACAGAAGTCCAACACTTACTTCAACCCTGCCATCAAAAAATCAGTTGCAGCTCTCTCCAGGTTAGTTTGAACCTACCTTATTTCGCCACTGTGCTATTTATTAGTTTATCACTTTGTTAATCAGGATAACCCAAGCATCTTTTCCAACTAATTTTCAGTCCTCCCTTGCTTCACAGGCTTGCCCAACTAAGCCCAATATGAAGTTATTTGTCATTCTGCATTCTGTTAATATTCCTGGTTGATGCcatatatgatatatgtatattttttaatgtCAAAGGAgtcaattttttttgtaataaaaagTGCTTTGTCAAAGCTTAGTAACTTTCAGCACAGGGATTGCAACATGGTTTGGCATTCTGCATTGTAAGACAATATTTTTAACAGCATACATTAATGCCaagttgatgaaattttattttcttttgatttttgcaCCTTCTAGAATATAGGGATAAAAGAATTTTCTGGATAGAAGTACTGTTACTCACAATAGGTTTCCTTCCTCTCATAATATCTGGTGCAGATATTAAAACTGTACCAGTAGATCCCAAAACACATGTGAAAGAAGATATTTCTACATTGACACGGAGTGAAACAGTAAATAACAAAGAGGGACAACATGTGGATAAGACACGTTCTACCAATACTGCCAAAAGTTCTTCAGACTTTGAAGAAGTTACCATTCAGAAGAAAGGTGATCTGCTTTTCTATCTGTCTCAAGAATAAAGACAGTTTTCGAATGTTTCCGTGGCTAATCTTTTAGAATAACTTGTTATGCTAAATCTTGTTTTTGGTTGGTATTCCAATACTTTCATCGACACAAATTGATGTTTGAGGCTTATAATTACCAATGTCAATGGTACATATTTTAATAGAGCTCTCTTATTATGACGAGCATTTGTATGGTTAGATGAGACATTTTCATTGTTATAGATGTTCTAATGATTTCCTGCTTCATATCTTTCTGGTTGTGAATTCATTAATGATTGGAGCGAGATTTCCTATTCTATTTTCTTGCGGTCTAATGTTTTCAGAAATGGTTTTGTGCTCTCCAGCACACTTTTCCTTGTTTTAAAATGAGCTGCAGCCAGTTTCTtcattttatactttattagTCATGGTATTTTGGGGGTTCCCCTTATAATTTGTTATGGTGGTGCAGAAGCAGCAGCAAAACACAAACACAGTCCCAAAAGAGAAGAAACTAATGTTATTGAAAGTGGATCAGACTCAAAACTGATAGCAGAAACAAACAATGTAATTTTAAGAGGAAACACTTcagaacaagaagaaaaaagtATGGAACATCAAGGTAAAATATTTCCTATACATGATATGAGTTTACATTTGGAAATTGCAGAGAAGAAACTCTGCTTATAGTGTTTTGTTGTTATATACATTATGCTTCCGGAATGCATTTATCAACATGATTTGAGAAGACCACGTCTGATCAATCTTTGTTGATCGATATCTTGTAAGCAATGATGGATATCTCAAAAAAGAGTTATTCCTTTTGTTTCTGCCACCTCTTCCAAACCTCACATATAGGTCTTGCATTCTATTACATGCTTTGATAATATCAACCATTCCTTGCAACAATTTGTATTGTGCACTTCATCATATAGTCATATTCCTAGTCGTGTAGTCGGTGAGGTGCAAGTTACCTTTGATTATGTTGTCAGTAGTCTCTCTTGCTTGTCTCTCTCCGTTTGAATCTTTAGATTTTGAATCTGTTGTTGTGATGATATTACTGATTAGTAAATAATTACCGCACTAGTCATATTCCTAGTAGTGTAGTCGGTGAGGTGCAAGTTACCTTTGATTATGTTGCCAGTAGTCTCTCTTGCTTGTCTCTCTTCGTTTGAATCTTTAGATTTTGAATCTGTTGTTGTGATGATATTACTGATCAGTAAATAATTACCGCATTTCATCTTCTAGCCTGTGATTACAGAAAAGGGAAATGGGTTATAGATGATAGGCGACCTTTGTATTCCGGGCATGGTTGTAAGCAGTGGCTAGCACCAATGTGGGCTTGTCGTATGATGCAGCGTCAAGATTTTGCCTTTGAGAAGCTAAGATGGCAACCAAAAGACTGTGAAATGGAAGAATTTGAAGGGTCGAAGTTCTTAAAAAGGTAATAATAtctttggatttggatttttttccctttttattttattgttgcaTGGTTATGACTCTTCAGTCAGTATTCCGGCTCAAACTTCGTCAGAAGACAATTCATCTGTTCTGAAGTTCTAAAGCTTGGGTTTCATAAAGTTAGCATTTAGCTTTCACCTTCATAGATGCACTCTCTTCTCTTTCCTGAAGTTTTTGGTCTATTACTTGTTTACAAGTGGTCAGTGGGCTCTATTCCGTATTTGAATATAACCGATATCTATTCAACATCATTACAGGATGAAAGACAAAACTCTAGCTTTTGTTGGAGATTCATTAGGTAGGCAGCAGTTTCAGTCTCTAATGTGCATGATCACAGCCGGTAAGAATAGCCCAGATGTCCTCGATGTCGGCAAGGATTATGGACTTGTCATACCACCTGGTGGTAAACGTCCTAACGGTTGGGCTTATCGGTTTCCTAGCACTAACACTACTGTCCTTTACTATTGGTCTTCAACCCTCTGTGATTTGGAACCTCTCAATATCCTGAACCCACAAACAGAATACGCAATGCATCTTGATCGACCTCCTGCATTTTTACGTGACTTTCTCGACAGAATTGATGTCTTGGTTCTAAACTCGGGGCATCACTGGAATCGAGGGAAACTTAAGGCTAACAAGTGGATCATGTATGTCGGGGGCGAACCCAACACCAACAGGAGGATAGCCGATATGGGAAGTGCCAAGAACTTCACGATCCACAGCACTCTTAAATGGCTAAACTCTCAACTCCCGAAACATCCTCATCTAAAAGCCTTTTATCGGAGCATCTCCCCTAGGCACTTCGTAAATGGGGACTGGAACAGCGGAGGGAGCTGTAACAACACTATTCCAATGTCCATCGGTAAAGAAGTATTACAAGAAGAGTCTACTGATCAAAGTGCTGCCAATGCTGTGAGGGGTACAAGGATTGCACTTCTCGACATAACAGCATTGTCTCAGGTAAGAGACGAGGGTCACATATCTCGGTTCAGTCTTACGGCATCACCCGGTGTCCAAGACTGCTTACATTGGTGTTTGCCCGGTGTACCCGACACATGGAACGAGATCCTCTTTGCactaatttagtcccgaattgttttgTTGCCGAACGAAGAATTCTTGTAGTGTGCTCTGCGAGACAATTGTATTATACTTTCAACGGCATCGTTTTAACGGCATCTCGATGTTGGATCTTCGGCTCATTCTTTGTGTTATAGAACCCACATAAATTCGGTGGTTAGTATACTTAGAAGTAGATGGCAGTTTCTATAGATCATTTAGCTTAGTGTGGCATTACGTCTTACATTTTTACACTCTGTGAACATTGCTGGAGGAAGTTGCTGAAGAAGAAAGTCGGCCCGAAAATGAGTACAATTTGCAGCTACCGATGAAGGAAAAAAATTTCTTACAAGGGGAAAATTCTGGAAAACACAATAGATGTGAGAATATTGGAATTTGGAGAATATATGAAATTCCAAACATTGTTTTTCTAGGTCGAATTATGTTGTCTTtgtattatattcaatttaaggattgttatataatttaatttgatataatttggtgTTATTGTTGTTGGTTAAATTAGATTATGctatattttcaataaataaatttaaactcaAATGTATCAGTATGGTTATATGTTACGTGTCGTTATTTAATTTCTTGttaatcatattaatttttaatagtaaaaataaataaataaaatttaatttaatttttaatttaatgtataaaaataaaatttaatttaatttttaatttaatgtataaaaattaatttattattttttaatagaagaaGTAAAACACAATtccaaattaatctaattaattgCATATTTAATTGTGTTCCACTGTTGCTCTACTTTTCCCCGTAAGTTGTGCAACTTGAAACCCATCTTTGACAAAGAGGACACATCCGGTTACATCAACGTGATGTCggaagaaattttatattttttgaaaaggaaatttacatattttcatatctttttcttcttgttgcaattaatatattaataatatgattattaaattttaataaaattatcttgttGCAAGTATggatttcgtcctcaaaaatgaaaaaaatattattatacaaatctcttaaaatgtttaaattgtaaattcATATATAGTTAAATCATACCTAGGTCTCTCAAAACTGAAAACAATTCTATTaaatcatttcaaaaaaaattataaattaatatatgataaaattatattttaaatatttaaaaatttataattcaatttcggcctctttaaaaaaaattctgaattACCCCTAGTTAAGAACGATGAAAAATTGGATAGTTCTAATATTTTTGTAGattgatataaattttttaaGCGGAAGATTTTGTGCTTTTAAGTACATTCAAACCAATATTGTTTAAATTGAGTCGGTTGGTTGAGCCGAGAATTGACTGTGATATTGGTTCCAAAAGAGTTAGATTGGTTCACTTGTGAACCGGTCAAAGTTAGTCGAAACAATTGTTGaactaattttctttattttgaaatattttttttataatttttattaaaatttttaattaaatcagtCAAACCAATCGATCAAAAACTAATGATTTGATCGATTTCATCATCCACTCCATTCATTCAAACTCACAATCTCTAGATTGTTACAAATAGGAGAAGAGCGAAAGAGGAGTCAAAGGGGGCCTAGAgctcataaaaatatgaaaaatcttcATTAAGcccttcaaaaattttgaaatttttacttaAGATcgcaatttttttgaaatttttaattaagccctacaaatattttgaaacttttaattAAACCCTTTAGaattccaaaaattttattaatttcctcaaaaaaatttaaatattaattagacaaattcttttttgaaaattttaatcaaaaCCTCCAAAATTTAGTATCACGTTTCACCACTAGTTATAATAGCAACAAGCTCAGATTCAATcgaaaaaattattcaaattttgaacccaaattttaatatcaatgaAAACTTGCATATCAATGACTCAATTGACAACTTCATACATGTTTAGTGGGgcactaatttaatatttttcttagaTTAAATTCAATCTCTATTAAATTTGAGCATATTAAATGggattagaaaagaaaattagtGGGCAAGTAGTGGATTTTATCTTCAAATCCTCAAATCTTTTAATATGGTCCATGCCTTTGGGGTTCCAACTTCATCAATTATTACCCTAAAAGTAGTGGATAAGGTTAAGTAGACTTTGATTGAACATCAACTCAACTATTATctatttttaccaaaattaacctttggTATCTTATCTCAAGAAATCTCTTTGTGGATTCACTTTGTGGTTGGTTTGGTAATTTTAGAAAGGTAATTTAATGGCTTTTTCCTATaaaaatgacttgaaattttttattaattataaaaaaatctacttttttttattatgtatgtaaataacttaaaatgaatAGTGAAAATGGGTGAAACTAAAGAGACTGGCATCGCCCACTTCCCATGTTAGCTGGTCATTGAATactagaattaaaaaaattatttttagaatgCTGTCAATTTATTTGTTGTCATTTGCATAAATATTATCTCcgatatcaatatt
The Gossypium hirsutum isolate 1008001.06 chromosome A07, Gossypium_hirsutum_v2.1, whole genome shotgun sequence genome window above contains:
- the LOC107929940 gene encoding protein trichome birefringence-like 16 isoform X1, translated to MRLRMKGTPYKMRWRAKELSLALIILVCTTIFILTWDRSPTLTSTLPSKNQLQLSPEYRDKTVPVDPKTHVKEDISTLTRSETVNNKEGQHVDKTRSTNTAKSSSDFEEVTIQKKEAAAKHKHSPKREETNVIESGSDSKLIAETNNVILRGNTSEQEEKSMEHQACDYRKGKWVIDDRRPLYSGHGCKQWLAPMWACRMMQRQDFAFEKLRWQPKDCEMEEFEGSKFLKRMKDKTLAFVGDSLGRQQFQSLMCMITAGKNSPDVLDVGKDYGLVIPPGGKRPNGWAYRFPSTNTTVLYYWSSTLCDLEPLNILNPQTEYAMHLDRPPAFLRDFLDRIDVLVLNSGHHWNRGKLKANKWIMYVGGEPNTNRRIADMGSAKNFTIHSTLKWLNSQLPKHPHLKAFYRSISPRHFVNGDWNSGGSCNNTIPMSIGKEVLQEESTDQSAANAVRGTRIALLDITALSQVRDEGHISRFSLTASPGVQDCLHWCLPGVPDTWNEILFALI
- the LOC107929940 gene encoding protein trichome birefringence-like 16 isoform X5, translating into MRLRMKGTPYKMRWRAKELSLALIILVCTTIFILTWDRSPTLTSTLPSKNQLQLSPEAAAKHKHSPKREETNVIESGSDSKLIAETNNVILRGNTSEQEEKSMEHQACDYRKGKWVIDDRRPLYSGHGCKQWLAPMWACRMMQRQDFAFEKLRWQPKDCEMEEFEGSKFLKRMKDKTLAFVGDSLGRQQFQSLMCMITAGKNSPDVLDVGKDYGLVIPPGGKRPNGWAYRFPSTNTTVLYYWSSTLCDLEPLNILNPQTEYAMHLDRPPAFLRDFLDRIDVLVLNSGHHWNRGKLKANKWIMYVGGEPNTNRRIADMGSAKNFTIHSTLKWLNSQLPKHPHLKAFYRSISPRHFVNGDWNSGGSCNNTIPMSIGKEVLQEESTDQSAANAVRGTRIALLDITALSQVRDEGHISRFSLTASPGVQDCLHWCLPGVPDTWNEILFALI
- the LOC107929940 gene encoding protein trichome birefringence-like 16 isoform X2, whose translation is MRLRMKGTPYKMRWRAKELSLALIILVCTTIFILTWDRSPTLTSTLPSKNQLQLSPDIKTVPVDPKTHVKEDISTLTRSETVNNKEGQHVDKTRSTNTAKSSSDFEEVTIQKKEAAAKHKHSPKREETNVIESGSDSKLIAETNNVILRGNTSEQEEKSMEHQACDYRKGKWVIDDRRPLYSGHGCKQWLAPMWACRMMQRQDFAFEKLRWQPKDCEMEEFEGSKFLKRMKDKTLAFVGDSLGRQQFQSLMCMITAGKNSPDVLDVGKDYGLVIPPGGKRPNGWAYRFPSTNTTVLYYWSSTLCDLEPLNILNPQTEYAMHLDRPPAFLRDFLDRIDVLVLNSGHHWNRGKLKANKWIMYVGGEPNTNRRIADMGSAKNFTIHSTLKWLNSQLPKHPHLKAFYRSISPRHFVNGDWNSGGSCNNTIPMSIGKEVLQEESTDQSAANAVRGTRIALLDITALSQVRDEGHISRFSLTASPGVQDCLHWCLPGVPDTWNEILFALI
- the LOC107929940 gene encoding protein trichome birefringence-like 16 isoform X4, which gives rise to MKGTPYKMRWRAKELSLALIILVCTTIFILTWDRSPTLTSTLPSKNQLQLSPDIKTVPVDPKTHVKEDISTLTRSETVNNKEGQHVDKTRSTNTAKSSSDFEEVTIQKKEAAAKHKHSPKREETNVIESGSDSKLIAETNNVILRGNTSEQEEKSMEHQACDYRKGKWVIDDRRPLYSGHGCKQWLAPMWACRMMQRQDFAFEKLRWQPKDCEMEEFEGSKFLKRMKDKTLAFVGDSLGRQQFQSLMCMITAGKNSPDVLDVGKDYGLVIPPGGKRPNGWAYRFPSTNTTVLYYWSSTLCDLEPLNILNPQTEYAMHLDRPPAFLRDFLDRIDVLVLNSGHHWNRGKLKANKWIMYVGGEPNTNRRIADMGSAKNFTIHSTLKWLNSQLPKHPHLKAFYRSISPRHFVNGDWNSGGSCNNTIPMSIGKEVLQEESTDQSAANAVRGTRIALLDITALSQVRDEGHISRFSLTASPGVQDCLHWCLPGVPDTWNEILFALI
- the LOC107929940 gene encoding protein trichome birefringence-like 16 isoform X3, which encodes MKGTPYKMRWRAKELSLALIILVCTTIFILTWDRSPTLTSTLPSKNQLQLSPEYRDKTVPVDPKTHVKEDISTLTRSETVNNKEGQHVDKTRSTNTAKSSSDFEEVTIQKKEAAAKHKHSPKREETNVIESGSDSKLIAETNNVILRGNTSEQEEKSMEHQACDYRKGKWVIDDRRPLYSGHGCKQWLAPMWACRMMQRQDFAFEKLRWQPKDCEMEEFEGSKFLKRMKDKTLAFVGDSLGRQQFQSLMCMITAGKNSPDVLDVGKDYGLVIPPGGKRPNGWAYRFPSTNTTVLYYWSSTLCDLEPLNILNPQTEYAMHLDRPPAFLRDFLDRIDVLVLNSGHHWNRGKLKANKWIMYVGGEPNTNRRIADMGSAKNFTIHSTLKWLNSQLPKHPHLKAFYRSISPRHFVNGDWNSGGSCNNTIPMSIGKEVLQEESTDQSAANAVRGTRIALLDITALSQVRDEGHISRFSLTASPGVQDCLHWCLPGVPDTWNEILFALI